One Rhododendron vialii isolate Sample 1 chromosome 2a, ASM3025357v1 genomic region harbors:
- the LOC131316070 gene encoding uncharacterized protein LOC131316070, with product MEHFAVHLAEEALIAGPVQFRWMYPIERFLLTLKQYGWNKAHPEASIVKGYLMYDCMNFCAQYLNDVETKLNRPARNYDGGDSMGRGVGENMIFHLDDREWIQACRYILLNTSSVAPFIAYHIEFLKSKMPRADDHQIQREHFETFHAWFKDHVQLLLRTSNVTFSEEIHKLAIGPHTIARRFSGYVINGFHFRVKSIDDNRLTQNSGVALKANTLSYASRKDKNPRVGPVYYYGWLTDIVEIRYTNDTKYVMFKCDWFDNIHGKKEDAFKFTLVNFNHLLYREDQATNEPYILASQAEQVWYVPNSIKPDWQVVIKMSQRGLYDMHSDDPQVDPYLSQQLEENIGR from the exons ATGGAACACTTTGCTGTACATTTAGCTGAAGAAGCATTAATTGCTGGACCGGTTCAATTTCGATGGATGTATCCAATCGAGAGATTCCTTCTTACGCTGAAACAATATGGGTGGAATAAAGCTCATCCCGAGGCTTCAATAGTTAAAGGTTACTTGATGTATGATTGTATGAATTTTTGTGCACAGTATTTGAATGATGTGGAAACAAAATTGAATCGTCCAGCGAGGAACTATGATGGCGGTGACAGTATGGGTCGGGGTGTGGGGGAAAACATGATATTTCACCTTGATGATAGAGAATGGATACAAGCTTGTCGATATATTTTGCTCAACACCAGTTCAGTTGCACCTTTCATTGCATAT CacattgaatttctcaaaagtaAGATGCCTCGAGCTGATGATCATCAAATTCAACGGGAGCATTTTGAAACATTTCATGCTTGGTTCAAGGACcat GTCCAACTTTTGCTGAGAACAAGCAACGTCACATTTTCTGAAGAAATCCATAAGTTGGCTATTGGTCCTCATACCATCGCAAGGAGATTTAGTGGCTATGTTATTAATGGGTTTCATTTTCGTGTGAAATCTATTGATGACAATCGTTTGACTCAAAATAGTGGTGTAGCTTTGAAAGCAAATACATTGAGTTATGCGAGTAGGAAAGACAAAAATCCTCGGGTAGGACCAGTATACTACTATGGATGGCTCACTGACATTGTGGAAATTCGATACACTAATGATACAAAATACGTGATGTTCAAGTGTGACTGGTTTGATAATATTCATGGGAAGAAAGAAGACGCCTTCAAATTTACATTGGTCAATTTCAACCATTTGTTGTACCGAGAGGATCAAGCTACCAATGAACCTTACATCTTGGCTTCCCAAGCAGAACAAGTTTGGTATGTTCCAAATTCGATCAAACCTGATTGGCAAGTCGTTATAAAGATGTCTCAAAGAGGGCTGTATGATATGCATTCCGATGAT